Proteins encoded in a region of the Marinobacter arenosus genome:
- the betI gene encoding transcriptional regulator BetI, giving the protein MPKVGVKDTRKQQLIEATMHSIAELGMQNTTIVSISKRAGMSSGIISHYFGGKQGLIEAALRYLLDQLGKELRERMAKTDGSPEQRLNCIIESNFSEFQRSALAAKTWLSFWARSMHEPGLKRLQQINNARLYSNLRYSFAQVLGPTAATAAARQTAALIDGFWLRSALSLDPQESFEAGETLCKRFVHDALSQAETTNSSF; this is encoded by the coding sequence ATGCCAAAAGTCGGAGTCAAAGACACACGCAAGCAGCAGCTGATCGAGGCCACCATGCATTCCATCGCAGAGCTGGGGATGCAGAACACGACCATAGTCAGCATCAGCAAACGGGCGGGGATGTCCTCGGGCATCATCAGCCACTATTTCGGCGGCAAGCAGGGGCTGATTGAAGCGGCGTTGCGGTACCTGTTGGACCAGCTCGGCAAGGAACTCCGGGAACGCATGGCAAAAACCGACGGTTCGCCGGAGCAGCGCCTGAACTGCATCATCGAGTCGAATTTTTCCGAGTTCCAGCGCTCGGCACTGGCCGCGAAAACCTGGCTCAGCTTCTGGGCCCGGTCCATGCACGAACCGGGTCTGAAGCGGCTGCAGCAGATCAACAACGCACGGCTGTACAGCAATCTGCGTTACTCCTTTGCCCAGGTGCTCGGGCCCACGGCCGCAACGGCCGCTGCTCGGCAGACCGCGGCCTTGATCGACGGCTTCTGGCTGCGCAGTGCCCTGAGCCTCGACCCGCAGGAGAGCTTTGAGGCCGGCGAAACGCTGTGCAAGCGCTTCGTGCATGATGCCCTGTCCCAGGCCGAGACAACGAATTCATCTTTTTGA
- a CDS encoding acetyltransferase has protein sequence MFVAEKSTGHLIEVLDTRGLFDPHEHRIKGSLHYGEEAQDPEFYDKSELSFPSGESLPQCWTDPHYRRKN, from the coding sequence ATGTTTGTGGCAGAGAAATCCACCGGACACCTGATTGAGGTGCTGGATACCCGGGGGTTGTTCGATCCCCATGAACACCGCATCAAAGGCAGCTTGCATTACGGCGAGGAAGCCCAGGATCCTGAATTCTATGATAAATCCGAGCTGAGCTTCCCATCCGGCGAATCCCTGCCCCAGTGCTGGACCGATCCCCACTACCGGCGGAAAAACTGA
- a CDS encoding histone deacetylase family protein, with amino-acid sequence MAEPNGVTVFYDERVLNHSPDVNAAFLPGRLDKRVRSILSGLNVQWKYPEHPGRIRAIIELLEREPVEGVRFALGKAATREQLARVHTTSYLDYVFSLRNKNAWLDVDTTAVSPGSIEAAEVAAGTAVAAVEAVVSGTTRSAFALVRPPGHHAEPVRARGFCLFNNVAVAAAHAQAELGCQRVLIVDWDAHHGNGTQDIFWADPDVLFFDIHRSAPFYPGSGGLQEVGAGLGEGTTVNVPIPGGSGDLAYLKALNEILVPAAEYFKPDIILVSAGFDAHWFDLALNVSYDGFAAMTEVVQALADRVCDGRLAFVLEGGYNTESLAHGVRSVLSVLAGGSAAQPRICGMEEVDEAIAFHLSAFTDDPPGS; translated from the coding sequence GTGGCGGAGCCAAATGGGGTCACCGTTTTCTACGACGAGAGGGTGCTCAATCACTCCCCTGACGTAAACGCGGCTTTTCTGCCGGGACGCCTCGATAAGCGTGTTCGAAGCATTCTGTCGGGGCTGAATGTGCAATGGAAATACCCGGAGCATCCCGGCCGCATCCGGGCAATTATCGAGCTGCTTGAACGGGAGCCGGTGGAGGGCGTTCGTTTTGCGCTCGGCAAGGCGGCAACCCGTGAGCAGCTCGCCCGGGTCCATACCACGTCCTATCTGGACTATGTTTTTTCCCTGCGCAACAAGAACGCCTGGCTGGATGTGGATACCACCGCGGTGTCACCCGGCAGCATTGAGGCCGCTGAAGTGGCCGCGGGTACCGCCGTTGCCGCCGTTGAGGCGGTGGTTTCCGGTACCACCCGTAGTGCGTTCGCGCTGGTGCGCCCCCCCGGCCATCACGCCGAACCTGTGCGGGCCCGGGGTTTTTGCCTGTTCAATAATGTCGCGGTGGCTGCCGCCCATGCCCAGGCGGAGCTGGGTTGCCAGCGTGTGCTGATTGTCGACTGGGATGCCCATCACGGCAATGGCACCCAGGACATCTTCTGGGCCGACCCGGACGTGCTGTTTTTCGACATTCACCGGTCCGCCCCGTTCTACCCGGGTAGTGGTGGTCTTCAGGAAGTGGGTGCCGGACTGGGCGAGGGGACGACTGTAAACGTCCCGATTCCCGGCGGTTCCGGTGACCTGGCCTATCTCAAGGCCCTGAACGAGATCCTGGTGCCGGCGGCCGAGTACTTCAAGCCGGACATCATCCTGGTGTCGGCAGGTTTCGATGCCCATTGGTTTGACCTGGCCCTGAACGTCTCCTACGACGGCTTCGCCGCCATGACGGAAGTTGTCCAGGCCCTGGCGGATCGGGTCTGCGACGGCCGCCTCGCGTTTGTGCTGGAAGGTGGTTACAACACCGAGTCCCTGGCGCACGGGGTACGATCGGTACTCAGCGTGCTCGCCGGCGGCAGCGCGGCACAGCCGAGGATCTGCGGCATGGAAGAAGTGGACGAGGCCATTGCCTTCCACCTGAGTGCTTTTACGGACGACCCACCCGGTAGCTGA
- a CDS encoding monovalent cation:proton antiporter-2 (CPA2) family protein, translated as MTAYFIQAFIYLAAAVIAVPLAKRLGLGSVLGYLVAGVVIGPITGLVGQEATTIQHFAEFGVVMMLFLVGMELDPKALWAMRVRLVGLGGLQVVLTAAAGTAVAWWLGLQWQTALTVGLIFALSSTAIVLQTLNEKGLAKTEGGRSAFSVLLFQDIAVIPMLALIPLLALPELMAASGTEAGHDSGLSLVAHLPAWAHGLVVIGAIAVVIVGGFYLSRPMFRYVVQSGLREVFTAMALMLVIGIAALMSLVNLSPALGAFLAGVVLANSEFRHELEANIEPFKGLLLGLFFITVGAGINFDVLVAEWGTIVSLGVAVIVVKALILLALALLFRIHGSNGWLFTLGLAQAGEFGFVLLTYSVQNAVIPVDISQVLSLVVALSMFLTPVLFIVYDRVVLPRYRRSKNDERQADTIDERAPVIVAGVGRFGQIVCRLLRANNIPIVVLDHEIEQIENVRRINIKSFFGDASRPELLETAGIEEARLLVVAIDDRDRTVRIVEHVKKFYPGVWVLARAFDRGHSYQLRVAGADDVVSETYHSALELGGHALTAMGVHPLRAKQMTWAFVENEEAHEDELFEAWQEIEEGIGFSPRYGELFMKLEEALNSAMQKDWEEPKKEDVPIWTPPVEH; from the coding sequence ATGACAGCGTATTTCATACAGGCTTTCATCTACCTGGCGGCGGCCGTGATCGCGGTTCCGCTGGCGAAGCGGTTGGGCCTCGGTTCGGTTCTCGGGTACCTGGTGGCCGGTGTCGTGATCGGTCCGATCACCGGTCTGGTGGGGCAGGAGGCCACAACCATCCAGCATTTCGCCGAGTTCGGTGTGGTGATGATGCTGTTCCTGGTGGGCATGGAGCTCGATCCCAAGGCACTCTGGGCCATGCGGGTCCGGCTGGTGGGTCTGGGCGGACTGCAGGTGGTGCTGACCGCGGCGGCCGGCACGGCGGTGGCCTGGTGGCTGGGCCTGCAGTGGCAGACCGCGCTGACGGTGGGCCTGATCTTCGCGCTGTCATCCACGGCGATCGTGTTGCAGACGCTCAACGAGAAAGGCCTGGCCAAGACCGAGGGCGGGCGAAGTGCGTTTTCCGTGCTGCTGTTCCAGGACATCGCGGTGATCCCGATGCTGGCCCTGATCCCCTTGCTCGCGCTTCCGGAACTGATGGCAGCCTCCGGAACCGAGGCCGGCCACGACAGCGGACTGAGCCTGGTGGCGCACTTGCCGGCTTGGGCCCACGGCCTGGTGGTGATCGGAGCGATTGCCGTGGTGATTGTGGGCGGCTTTTATCTGAGCCGGCCAATGTTCCGGTACGTGGTGCAGTCGGGGCTACGGGAAGTGTTTACCGCCATGGCCCTGATGCTGGTTATCGGGATTGCTGCCCTGATGAGCCTGGTCAATCTGTCCCCGGCATTGGGCGCCTTCCTCGCCGGGGTGGTGCTCGCCAACAGCGAATTCCGGCATGAGCTGGAAGCCAACATCGAACCGTTCAAGGGCCTGCTGCTGGGGTTGTTTTTCATCACAGTGGGGGCGGGGATCAACTTCGATGTACTGGTGGCGGAATGGGGCACGATTGTCTCCCTGGGGGTGGCCGTCATCGTCGTCAAGGCACTGATCCTGCTGGCGCTGGCGTTGCTGTTCAGAATTCACGGCAGCAACGGCTGGCTGTTTACCCTGGGACTGGCCCAGGCCGGCGAATTCGGGTTCGTGCTGCTCACTTACAGCGTTCAGAACGCCGTTATCCCGGTCGACATTTCACAGGTCCTGTCACTGGTGGTGGCGCTGTCGATGTTCCTGACGCCGGTGCTGTTTATCGTCTACGACCGTGTGGTGTTGCCCCGGTACCGGCGCTCCAAGAATGATGAGCGACAGGCAGACACGATCGACGAACGGGCACCCGTCATCGTCGCCGGTGTTGGCCGGTTCGGGCAGATTGTCTGCCGGCTGCTGCGGGCCAATAACATTCCCATTGTGGTGTTGGACCATGAGATCGAGCAGATCGAGAACGTCCGCCGGATCAACATCAAGAGCTTCTTCGGCGACGCCAGCCGTCCGGAGTTGCTGGAAACCGCGGGCATCGAGGAGGCGCGGCTGCTGGTGGTGGCCATCGACGACCGGGACCGGACGGTGCGGATTGTCGAGCACGTGAAGAAATTCTACCCCGGTGTCTGGGTTCTGGCGCGGGCGTTCGACCGTGGCCACAGCTACCAGCTGCGCGTGGCGGGTGCCGACGACGTGGTCAGCGAAACCTATCACTCGGCGCTGGAGCTCGGCGGCCATGCCCTGACGGCCATGGGGGTGCACCCGCTTCGGGCCAAACAGATGACCTGGGCATTCGTCGAAAATGAGGAGGCGCACGAAGACGAACTGTTCGAGGCCTGGCAGGAAATCGAGGAGGGCATCGGCTTCAGTCCACGCTACGGTGAACTGTTCATGAAGCTGGAAGAGGCCCTCAACAGCGCCATGCAGAAGGATTGGGAGGAGCCAAAGAAAGAGGATGTGCCGATCTGGACGCCGCCGGTGGAGCACTGA
- a CDS encoding glutathione S-transferase family protein: MTTLYIGNKNYSSWSLRAWLLMRELGIPFEEHMLPFGDQPAWAAFRAEGGSGKVPTLQDGDVRVWDSLAIAEHLADDYPEVWPADPIARAWARSTCAEMHSGFQALRDLCSMNIGVSVRVTEVPPELARDVERIATVWQDGLKRFGGPFLAGGRFTAVDAFFAPVVFRFETYGLERTPAMADYIRHMLASPGMQTWAEEALVEPWIDQEHEGDCERIGTVVEDRRTAVTAR; this comes from the coding sequence ATGACCACCCTCTATATTGGCAACAAGAACTATTCCTCCTGGTCGCTGAGAGCCTGGCTGCTGATGCGCGAACTCGGTATCCCCTTCGAGGAACACATGCTGCCGTTCGGCGATCAACCGGCCTGGGCCGCGTTCCGGGCGGAGGGGGGCAGCGGCAAGGTGCCGACTTTGCAGGATGGCGACGTCAGGGTCTGGGACTCCCTCGCGATTGCCGAGCACCTGGCTGATGACTACCCGGAGGTCTGGCCGGCCGATCCGATCGCCCGGGCCTGGGCTCGCAGCACCTGCGCCGAGATGCACTCCGGTTTCCAGGCCCTGCGGGACCTCTGTTCCATGAACATCGGTGTGAGCGTGCGCGTGACCGAGGTGCCGCCGGAACTGGCGCGGGATGTCGAGCGCATCGCCACCGTCTGGCAGGACGGCCTGAAACGGTTCGGAGGTCCCTTCCTGGCGGGCGGGCGCTTCACCGCGGTGGACGCCTTCTTCGCCCCGGTGGTGTTCCGCTTCGAAACCTATGGTCTGGAACGGACCCCGGCCATGGCTGACTACATCCGGCACATGCTGGCCTCACCCGGCATGCAGACGTGGGCCGAGGAGGCCCTGGTGGAACCCTGGATCGACCAGGAGCACGAAGGCGACTGTGAGCGGATCGGTACCGTGGTGGAGGACAGACGAACCGCCGTAACCGCCAGATAA
- a CDS encoding outer membrane beta-barrel protein: MKPVIPLTLAVSLFAVSGTTLAGSDSGLYLGASVGQAQLDFDDELPDIGDVDFDDDDTGYKIFGGYNFGLIPLVDLAVEGAYVDFGKFKGTLGPLSNADFEVDGWTGAGLAGFKLGPVGIFGKAGFISWDGDFDGGSDDGTDPLYGIGARFNLFSFQLRAEYERYDLDNFDIDYFSVGAAYTF; this comes from the coding sequence ATGAAACCTGTTATTCCTCTCACTCTAGCAGTCTCCCTATTTGCAGTATCGGGCACGACCCTAGCAGGCAGCGACAGCGGCCTGTACCTCGGCGCTTCCGTCGGCCAGGCTCAATTGGATTTCGACGACGAGCTTCCGGATATCGGTGATGTCGATTTTGACGACGACGATACCGGGTACAAGATATTTGGGGGCTACAACTTTGGCCTGATTCCCCTGGTGGATCTGGCGGTTGAAGGCGCCTATGTCGATTTCGGTAAATTCAAAGGCACCCTAGGCCCCCTCAGTAACGCGGATTTTGAAGTCGACGGCTGGACCGGTGCCGGACTGGCCGGTTTCAAGTTAGGCCCGGTGGGTATCTTTGGCAAAGCCGGTTTTATCAGCTGGGACGGTGACTTCGATGGGGGTAGCGACGACGGTACCGATCCGCTGTATGGCATCGGTGCCCGATTCAACCTGTTTTCCTTCCAGTTGCGGGCCGAATACGAGCGCTACGATCTCGATAACTTCGATATCGACTACTTCTCCGTAGGCGCCGCCTACACTTTCTGA
- a CDS encoding helicase HerA-like domain-containing protein codes for MFPVNQILIGKGERPVHLLGRYGNRHGLIAGATGTGKTITMMVLAEGFSRLGVPVFVADVKGDVAGLSQAGEASEKLRARASEIGVQGYANEASPVVFWDLYGKLGHPVRTTISEMGPSLLARVLELNDTQTGVLEVAFRLADDQGLLLLDLEDLRALLGLVAETRKEISRTYGLVSPQSIAAIQRALLSLERDGGDLMFGEPALDLNDLMGTDLSGRGIINVFAAEQLILKPRLYSSFLLWLMSELFENLAEVGDPEKPRMVFFFDEAHLLFDDAPPILLKRIEQVVRLIRSKGVGIYFCSQFPDDLPGEVLGQLGNRFQHALRAFTPRDQKAVKTAAETFVANPGLDVARVISELGVGEALVSTLQDNGIPMPVERTRISPPRCRMGPVSAEERAMVRSRSPVGSRYDTPVNRESAHEILTRRAEEAVKAAEAKGASPQPVDADSNPLSDMLWGKGRRQGVVEAMAKSAARSVGSQLGRQILRGLLGGILGGSRRR; via the coding sequence ATGTTCCCGGTGAACCAGATACTGATCGGCAAGGGTGAACGCCCGGTGCATTTACTTGGCCGGTATGGCAACCGGCACGGTTTGATTGCTGGCGCCACTGGCACCGGCAAGACCATCACCATGATGGTGCTGGCGGAAGGGTTTTCCCGGCTCGGGGTGCCGGTGTTTGTCGCGGACGTGAAGGGCGACGTGGCTGGCCTGTCCCAGGCCGGGGAAGCCAGTGAGAAACTGCGCGCCCGGGCCTCGGAAATCGGGGTGCAGGGCTACGCCAACGAGGCCAGCCCCGTGGTGTTCTGGGACCTGTACGGCAAACTCGGGCATCCGGTGCGCACGACCATCAGTGAGATGGGGCCGAGCCTGCTGGCCCGTGTCCTGGAGCTGAACGACACCCAGACCGGTGTGCTGGAGGTCGCATTCCGGCTCGCCGACGATCAGGGCCTTTTGCTGTTGGACCTGGAGGACCTCCGGGCGCTGTTGGGTCTGGTCGCCGAGACCCGCAAGGAGATCTCCCGGACCTACGGCCTGGTCAGTCCCCAGTCGATCGCCGCCATCCAGCGGGCCCTGCTGTCACTGGAGCGTGACGGCGGCGATCTGATGTTCGGTGAGCCGGCCCTGGATCTGAACGACCTCATGGGCACGGATCTGAGCGGCCGGGGCATCATCAATGTGTTTGCCGCCGAGCAGCTCATCCTGAAACCCCGTCTTTACTCGAGTTTTCTGCTGTGGCTCATGTCCGAACTGTTCGAGAACCTGGCGGAGGTGGGTGATCCCGAGAAGCCACGGATGGTGTTTTTCTTTGATGAGGCCCACCTGCTGTTTGACGACGCTCCGCCTATCCTGCTGAAGCGAATCGAGCAGGTGGTGCGGCTGATCCGCTCCAAGGGGGTGGGCATCTATTTTTGTTCACAGTTCCCGGACGATTTGCCCGGTGAGGTTCTCGGACAACTGGGCAACCGCTTCCAGCATGCCCTCCGAGCCTTCACACCGAGGGATCAGAAGGCGGTCAAGACCGCCGCGGAAACCTTTGTCGCGAACCCCGGTCTCGATGTCGCCCGAGTGATTTCAGAGCTGGGTGTGGGTGAGGCGCTGGTGTCCACGTTGCAGGACAACGGCATCCCCATGCCGGTTGAGCGCACCCGGATTTCCCCACCCCGTTGCCGCATGGGGCCGGTCAGCGCCGAGGAGCGGGCCATGGTGCGTAGCCGCAGTCCGGTGGGCAGCCGGTACGACACGCCGGTGAACCGGGAATCCGCCCATGAAATTCTGACCCGGCGAGCCGAAGAGGCCGTCAAGGCCGCGGAAGCGAAGGGTGCATCGCCTCAGCCCGTGGACGCCGACAGCAATCCGCTGAGTGACATGCTCTGGGGCAAGGGGCGTCGGCAGGGCGTTGTCGAAGCCATGGCCAAGTCCGCTGCGCGTTCGGTGGGCAGTCAGCTCGGGCGCCAGATCCTGCGGGGTTTGTTGGGTGGTATCTTGGGTGGGTCGCGAAGGCGATGA
- a CDS encoding mandelate racemase/muconate lactonizing enzyme family protein, producing MRIESIAVYTAELPYTGTAYAFAGGRSHRVFTSTVVVLTTNAGQTGYGEVCPCGPNYMAAFAEGLPSCLSVLAPSVIGSDPRHLTRIHESMDQALTGHAVAKAAIDMACWDLLGKAARMPVYTLLGGLLTPSMPLHRIVPLAEPAEMEASLGRYRSEGFRHIQIKLGHRVDEDIELIQTLARKKQPDEIWVGDMNGAWRRDQALRFSRAVEDLDLYLEQPCRGYEEGLSVRRRCRHPVKLDESLNCLADVQRAIRDDAMDAMALKVSKFGGLTPARVIRDVCVDAGIAMTIEDAWGSGIATAAYAHLAASTPSRALLNTTDLHNYNTVQLADGAPEVSAGRMTLSDRPGLGVTPDFKALTLHDVYE from the coding sequence ATGCGTATCGAGAGCATTGCGGTCTACACCGCCGAATTGCCATACACCGGCACGGCCTACGCCTTTGCGGGTGGGCGCTCGCATCGGGTGTTTACCAGTACCGTGGTGGTCCTGACCACCAACGCCGGCCAGACCGGCTACGGGGAGGTCTGTCCCTGCGGACCCAATTACATGGCAGCCTTTGCCGAGGGGCTGCCCTCGTGTCTGTCGGTGTTGGCGCCCAGTGTCATTGGCAGCGACCCCCGCCACCTCACCCGGATCCACGAAAGCATGGACCAGGCACTGACCGGCCATGCGGTGGCCAAGGCGGCCATTGATATGGCCTGTTGGGATCTGTTGGGCAAAGCCGCGCGGATGCCGGTCTACACCCTGTTGGGTGGCTTGCTGACCCCGTCCATGCCCCTGCACCGGATTGTGCCGCTGGCGGAACCGGCAGAAATGGAAGCCTCCCTGGGTCGATACCGTTCGGAGGGTTTCCGGCACATCCAGATCAAGCTTGGCCACCGTGTTGACGAGGACATCGAGCTGATTCAGACCCTGGCCAGAAAGAAGCAGCCGGATGAAATCTGGGTCGGTGACATGAACGGCGCCTGGCGCCGAGACCAGGCCCTGCGCTTCTCCCGGGCGGTGGAGGACCTGGACCTCTATCTGGAACAGCCCTGCCGCGGATACGAGGAAGGCCTGTCGGTGCGACGCCGGTGTCGGCACCCGGTGAAGCTGGATGAGAGCCTGAACTGCCTCGCCGATGTGCAGCGCGCCATTCGGGACGATGCGATGGATGCCATGGCGCTGAAAGTGAGCAAGTTTGGCGGCCTGACACCGGCCCGCGTCATTCGCGACGTCTGCGTGGATGCCGGTATTGCCATGACCATTGAGGACGCCTGGGGCAGCGGCATCGCCACCGCGGCGTATGCCCATCTGGCGGCCAGCACACCGTCCCGTGCCCTGTTGAACACCACCGATCTGCACAACTACAACACGGTGCAGCTGGCGGACGGCGCGCCCGAGGTGTCCGCCGGGCGGATGACCCTGAGCGACCGGCCCGGTTTGGGGGTTACGCCGGATTTCAAAGCCCTGACTCTGCACGACGTCTATGAGTGA
- a CDS encoding DUF2897 family protein gives MPTIGWLFVILALALIVGGLMILRNSANSMHISDEKMDKIRKRKAELEAREKAEDDWK, from the coding sequence ATGCCAACCATCGGATGGCTATTCGTAATCCTTGCCCTGGCGCTGATTGTCGGGGGGCTGATGATCCTTCGCAATTCCGCCAACAGCATGCACATCTCCGACGAAAAGATGGACAAAATACGCAAACGGAAGGCGGAACTGGAAGCCAGGGAAAAAGCGGAGGACGACTGGAAATAG